From the Salinimicrobium tongyeongense genome, one window contains:
- the treS gene encoding maltose alpha-D-glucosyltransferase, producing the protein MIKPLQASDQETWYKDAIIYELHIKAFFDSNGDGIGDFEGLLQKLDYLEDLGVTAIWLLPFYPSPLRDDGYDIADYYSINPSYGDLDTFKKLIDEAHSRGLKIITELVINHTSDQHPWFQEARNAPIGSPERDYYVWTDDPTKYKDTRIIFTDTEPSNWTWDPVAQQYFWHRFFSHQPDLNFDNPKVQQEVFDVIDFWFDMGVDGFRLDAVPYLFEREGTNCENLPETHEFLQKLRAHVDKKYENKLLLAEANMWPEDSAAYFGEGNECHMNYHFPIMPRMFMSVKMEDRYPIMDIIDQTPEIPENCQWAIFLRNHDELTLEMVTDEERDYMYKVYTKDPQAKINVGIRHRLAPLLENNRNKIELMNVLLFSLPGTPVIYYGDEIGMGDNYYLGDRDGVRTPMQWSSDRNAGFSHANPHKLYLPVIIDPAYKYESINVETEQMNSSSLLWWMKRIISMRKKYKAFGRGDINFLSPSNAKIIAYTRTYEDEDILVLGNLSRFPQAAELDLEAYEGYIPVEVFSHNKFPRITEHPYLFTMAPHGYYWFQLQKEEGHVAQSETPVLSIDNWEQLLNNKTKTKLEQSILPGYLNTCRWFGGKSRVIQSISVVNKVDIPVKDIPSTLITIEVSYNDGLPEVYQLPLGFLSPKHEDEFKEIPGKGIIAKLKIDGEEGYLFDSVYSENFRNVLFRNIRKGRRLKSGRGNLVFYHSEENLEAEGKKVHSKILNAEQSNTSLIFDNKYFLKLYRKLDNTINPDLEITRYLTEKTEYKNSPRFVGAIEYKPDPRNIIVLGMMQDLVPNQGDAWDYTKDALNRFFDRVLTLPKDQEFEPVEHTLKPLSYQDLSENLKELMGAVFPERIFLLGQRTAEMHKALAANPMEKDFEPEPFSLHYQRSLFSSLQSLTRNAFQNLQKSIKTLPEHIREEAQEVLDMKTEVLNTFKKVYDHKIPIMKIRTHGDYHLGQVLWTGKDFVIIDFEGEPARSFSERRLKRSPLRDVAGMVRSFHYAAYSSIIESEFDDHNKEGDLDIWAENWYYLVTQMFLKGYYEHVGENDFIPPNEDDTEILMQIFLLEKAIYEMNYELNNRPDWVLIPLRGIKSCIKQ; encoded by the coding sequence ATGATCAAACCACTTCAAGCGAGCGATCAGGAAACCTGGTATAAAGATGCTATTATTTACGAACTTCATATTAAAGCCTTTTTTGATAGCAATGGTGACGGAATAGGTGATTTTGAAGGCCTGCTGCAAAAGCTGGACTACCTGGAAGACCTGGGGGTGACAGCAATATGGCTGCTGCCATTCTACCCTTCCCCCCTTAGGGATGACGGTTATGACATTGCCGACTACTACAGCATTAACCCATCTTATGGAGATCTTGACACCTTCAAAAAGCTTATTGATGAAGCACATAGCCGCGGATTAAAGATCATTACCGAGCTGGTTATCAATCACACGTCAGACCAGCACCCGTGGTTTCAGGAAGCAAGAAACGCCCCCATAGGTTCTCCCGAGAGGGATTACTACGTATGGACCGATGACCCTACCAAATATAAAGATACCCGAATCATCTTTACAGATACCGAACCTTCTAACTGGACGTGGGACCCGGTGGCGCAACAGTATTTCTGGCACCGCTTTTTTAGTCATCAACCCGATTTGAATTTTGATAATCCAAAAGTGCAGCAGGAAGTGTTTGATGTAATTGACTTCTGGTTTGATATGGGTGTGGATGGCTTCAGGCTTGATGCCGTGCCTTACCTCTTCGAGAGGGAAGGCACAAACTGTGAAAACCTGCCGGAAACGCATGAATTCCTTCAGAAGTTAAGAGCGCATGTAGACAAGAAGTACGAGAACAAACTTTTGCTGGCTGAAGCCAATATGTGGCCAGAAGATTCGGCAGCGTATTTTGGGGAAGGCAACGAGTGCCATATGAACTACCACTTCCCCATTATGCCCAGGATGTTCATGTCGGTCAAGATGGAAGACCGCTATCCCATTATGGATATTATTGACCAGACTCCGGAAATTCCGGAGAACTGCCAGTGGGCAATTTTTCTTCGGAACCACGATGAATTGACCCTCGAAATGGTGACCGATGAAGAAAGGGATTACATGTACAAGGTCTACACCAAAGACCCGCAGGCGAAGATCAACGTTGGGATACGCCACAGGCTGGCTCCACTGCTTGAGAACAACCGCAATAAAATAGAATTGATGAACGTGCTGCTCTTCTCCCTTCCCGGCACCCCGGTGATCTATTACGGAGACGAGATTGGTATGGGAGACAATTACTATCTGGGAGACCGTGACGGGGTGAGAACGCCCATGCAATGGTCATCAGACCGCAATGCCGGATTCTCCCATGCAAATCCGCACAAGCTTTACCTGCCGGTCATTATAGATCCGGCATATAAGTACGAATCCATCAACGTTGAGACCGAACAAATGAATTCTTCTTCGCTCTTGTGGTGGATGAAGAGGATCATAAGCATGAGAAAAAAGTACAAAGCCTTTGGTCGCGGAGACATTAATTTTCTCTCTCCCAGCAATGCAAAGATCATAGCATACACGCGGACTTATGAAGATGAAGACATACTTGTGTTGGGGAACCTCTCCCGCTTTCCACAGGCTGCCGAACTCGATCTTGAGGCCTATGAAGGGTATATTCCGGTAGAAGTGTTCAGCCATAACAAATTCCCCAGGATCACCGAACACCCTTACCTGTTTACCATGGCGCCCCACGGTTATTACTGGTTCCAGTTACAAAAAGAGGAAGGCCATGTGGCACAGTCAGAAACGCCGGTATTAAGTATAGACAACTGGGAGCAACTTCTAAACAATAAGACCAAGACCAAATTAGAACAAAGTATTCTTCCGGGCTACCTCAATACCTGTCGCTGGTTTGGGGGCAAATCCAGAGTCATTCAGAGTATCTCTGTGGTGAACAAGGTAGACATACCCGTAAAAGATATCCCTTCAACTTTAATCACTATTGAAGTGAGCTATAATGATGGCCTGCCGGAAGTTTATCAGCTTCCGCTCGGATTTTTAAGTCCGAAACACGAAGATGAATTCAAAGAAATCCCCGGCAAAGGAATTATTGCCAAACTGAAGATAGATGGTGAAGAAGGATATCTTTTTGATTCGGTTTACAGCGAGAACTTCAGAAATGTGCTTTTCAGAAATATCCGAAAAGGAAGAAGGCTGAAGAGCGGCCGCGGCAACCTGGTTTTCTACCACAGTGAAGAAAATCTTGAAGCCGAAGGGAAAAAGGTACACTCCAAGATCCTCAATGCCGAGCAGAGCAACACCTCGCTCATTTTTGACAATAAATACTTCTTAAAATTATACCGAAAACTGGATAATACCATCAATCCAGACCTCGAGATCACCCGCTATCTCACTGAAAAAACAGAATACAAAAACTCCCCCCGATTTGTGGGTGCAATTGAGTACAAACCCGACCCCAGGAACATCATTGTACTGGGAATGATGCAGGACCTTGTGCCCAACCAGGGCGATGCATGGGATTATACAAAAGATGCGCTAAACCGCTTTTTTGACAGGGTACTCACCCTCCCGAAAGACCAGGAATTTGAGCCGGTAGAACATACGCTTAAACCGCTTTCTTACCAGGACCTTTCAGAAAACCTGAAAGAATTAATGGGCGCTGTTTTTCCTGAAAGGATATTCTTGTTAGGCCAAAGAACCGCCGAAATGCACAAAGCACTGGCAGCAAACCCTATGGAAAAGGATTTTGAACCTGAACCATTTTCTCTGCACTACCAGAGGTCATTGTTCTCTTCCCTGCAATCGCTTACCCGAAATGCTTTCCAAAACCTTCAGAAGAGTATAAAAACCCTTCCGGAGCATATACGGGAAGAAGCTCAGGAAGTGCTTGATATGAAAACTGAAGTGCTCAACACCTTTAAAAAAGTCTACGACCATAAGATCCCTATCATGAAGATAAGGACCCATGGCGACTACCATCTTGGGCAGGTTCTATGGACAGGTAAAGACTTTGTGATCATAGATTTTGAGGGCGAACCCGCAAGGTCTTTTAGTGAACGAAGATTAAAAAGATCGCCGCTGCGTGATGTGGCCGGTATGGTTCGCTCTTTCCACTATGCCGCTTACAGCAGCATCATAGAATCTGAATTTGACGATCACAACAAAGAAGGCGACCTAGATATCTGGGCAGAGAACTGGTATTACCTGGTCACCCAAATGTTCCTCAAAGGCTACTACGAGCACGTAGGCGAAAATGACTTTATTCCGCCAAATGAGGACGATACCGAGATCCTCATGCAGATCTTCCTGCTTGAAAAGGCGATCTACGAGATGAACTACGAATTGAACAACCGGCCAGACTGGGTCTTGATCCCGCTAAGGGGAATTAAATCATGTATAAAACAATAA
- a CDS encoding alpha-1,4-glucan--maltose-1-phosphate maltosyltransferase: protein MKIEGHKRVSIRNVKPQIDCGKYPIKRVIEEEIKVEADIFGDGHDKVDAVLLFREKRTGRGREKKWQEKPMIFEGNDHWSATFELPETGVYEYTIESWVDHFATWQDSLEKKAAANQNLKTELLIGAELMEEALARASSPNKKKLKNWFDLFRDEEHEQRAVSEALSDSASKAMYESRNRDKAFPYDKILEVRVERKKALFSAWYEFFPRSASPEKGRHGTFKDCENILPEVSKMGFDTIYFPPIHPIGHSHRKGLNNATEAEEGDPGSPWAIGASEGGHKAIHPELGSMEDFTSLVKKAKDLGIEIALDFAIQCSPDHPYVKEHPQWFKWRPDGTVQYAENPPKKYQDVLPVNFETEDWENLWEELKSIVEFWIAKGVNVFRVDNPHTKTFLFWEWCIAEINKKHEGIIFLAEAFTRPRVMEELAKIGFNQSYTYFTWRNTKEEFEEYLTQLTKTEVREYYRPNFWPNTPDILPISLEHKEEPSFLIRLILAATMSSNYGLYGPVFEFGLNEPYPGKEEYVHSEKYQIYHWDWHRNTRIKEMISILNRIRNENEALQTTWNIEFCKTDNDKLISYSKVDKDGKNRLIIVVNLDPHNTQSGWVEVPLERLQIDPHESYSVRDLLTGASYIWQDAWNYVELHPRAIPAHILKVETKKPIQ, encoded by the coding sequence ATGAAAATTGAAGGTCACAAGCGAGTGAGTATAAGAAATGTGAAACCCCAAATTGACTGCGGAAAATATCCTATAAAAAGAGTAATAGAAGAAGAAATAAAAGTGGAAGCCGACATTTTTGGAGACGGGCATGACAAGGTGGACGCGGTGCTGCTCTTCCGCGAAAAAAGAACAGGCAGGGGCCGTGAAAAGAAATGGCAGGAAAAGCCGATGATCTTTGAGGGAAACGACCACTGGAGCGCAACTTTTGAATTGCCCGAAACCGGGGTGTACGAATACACCATAGAATCGTGGGTAGATCATTTTGCCACCTGGCAGGACAGCCTGGAGAAAAAAGCAGCCGCCAATCAAAATCTAAAGACCGAACTCCTCATAGGAGCCGAATTAATGGAAGAAGCCCTTGCCCGCGCCTCTTCCCCCAACAAGAAAAAGCTAAAAAACTGGTTCGACCTATTCAGGGATGAAGAGCATGAGCAAAGAGCTGTGTCTGAAGCCTTGAGTGATTCGGCTTCAAAAGCCATGTATGAATCCCGTAACCGCGACAAGGCTTTTCCTTATGATAAGATACTCGAAGTAAGGGTAGAAAGGAAAAAGGCACTCTTTAGTGCCTGGTACGAATTCTTTCCCCGATCTGCTTCCCCCGAAAAAGGCAGACACGGAACCTTTAAAGATTGCGAGAACATACTGCCTGAGGTGTCAAAAATGGGGTTTGATACTATATATTTTCCGCCCATACACCCCATTGGGCACAGCCATAGAAAAGGACTTAACAACGCTACCGAAGCCGAGGAAGGAGATCCGGGTTCACCCTGGGCCATTGGTGCCAGCGAAGGAGGCCATAAAGCCATACATCCCGAGCTGGGGAGCATGGAAGATTTTACCAGCCTAGTGAAGAAGGCCAAAGACCTGGGGATTGAGATCGCTTTGGATTTTGCCATCCAGTGTTCGCCAGACCATCCTTATGTAAAGGAACACCCGCAGTGGTTCAAATGGCGACCAGACGGTACAGTGCAATACGCTGAAAATCCGCCGAAGAAATATCAGGATGTGCTTCCGGTAAATTTTGAGACTGAAGACTGGGAGAACCTGTGGGAAGAATTGAAAAGTATAGTTGAATTCTGGATAGCTAAAGGCGTGAATGTTTTTAGAGTTGATAATCCGCATACCAAGACCTTTCTTTTCTGGGAATGGTGCATTGCCGAGATCAACAAAAAGCATGAGGGGATAATTTTTCTAGCGGAAGCTTTTACGCGCCCCCGGGTAATGGAGGAACTGGCAAAAATTGGGTTTAACCAATCCTACACCTACTTTACCTGGAGAAATACCAAAGAGGAATTTGAAGAATACCTCACCCAACTTACAAAGACTGAAGTGCGGGAGTATTACAGGCCCAACTTCTGGCCCAATACCCCCGATATACTTCCAATTTCCCTGGAACACAAAGAAGAGCCCTCATTTTTAATAAGGCTCATCCTTGCGGCCACTATGTCTTCCAATTATGGCCTTTACGGACCTGTCTTTGAATTTGGCCTCAACGAACCTTATCCCGGCAAGGAAGAGTATGTGCATTCAGAAAAATACCAGATCTATCACTGGGACTGGCACCGCAATACCCGTATTAAAGAGATGATAAGCATCCTCAACCGGATTAGGAATGAGAACGAGGCGCTGCAAACCACCTGGAATATTGAATTCTGTAAAACCGACAATGATAAATTGATCTCCTATTCTAAAGTAGATAAGGATGGAAAGAACAGGTTGATCATTGTAGTGAACCTCGATCCTCACAATACCCAGTCGGGTTGGGTTGAAGTTCCGCTTGAAAGGCTTCAAATAGACCCGCACGAATCTTATTCGGTGAGAGACCTGTTAACAGGCGCCAGCTATATATGGCAGGATGCATGGAATTATGTAGAGCTGCACCCACGGGCCATACCCGCACATATTTTAAAAGTAGAAACTAAAAAACCAATCCAATAA
- the treZ gene encoding malto-oligosyltrehalose trehalohydrolase yields the protein MGKKVGAVYKGHEKVEFCVWAPFAKTVEVVFEKSKNAEDLIKDNKGYWCKEVKNVAPGDTYKFRLDQKDEFPDPASLSQPQGVHSWSQVIDHSAHEWQDREWKGRQLSEMIIYELHVGSFTKTGTFEGVIDKLGHLEELGVNTIELMPVAQFPGERNWGYDGVYPFAAQDSYGGAAGLKKLVDACHAQGISVILDVVYNHLGPEGNYISQYGPYFTDKYHTPWGSALNFDDEYSDQVRQHFIQNALMWLEGFHLDGLRLDAVHEIIDRGARHFLKELSEKTDALETKTGRKYVLIAESDLNDTKLIRDYEHGGFGLEGQWVDDFHHALHTILTGEDAGYYTDYGKMEFLAKSFKQAFIYDGIYSPFRKRSIGNAPAGLEPSHFVICIQNHDQVGNRLLGERFAELLSFEKQKLAAATMLSAPFVPMLFMGEEFGEKNRFQYFVSHGDASLVKAVQEGRKREFEYFFHSHSEVDFPDPQAKSTFENSKLNWHFKKDDQKNKLFNFYKKLIKLKKQGAFGLFSLQNATFEADEDKKLLKVSAKDENSVLTGIYNFGSSEYSEKILEKIPPRPLIFSADKKWGGNKDSNELFDSGNIIVPAEAAVIYRS from the coding sequence ATGGGAAAGAAAGTTGGTGCAGTATATAAAGGACATGAAAAAGTTGAATTTTGCGTATGGGCACCTTTTGCCAAAACTGTTGAAGTAGTATTTGAAAAATCTAAAAACGCCGAAGATCTTATTAAAGATAATAAAGGTTACTGGTGTAAAGAAGTAAAAAATGTTGCCCCGGGCGACACCTATAAATTCCGCCTCGATCAAAAAGATGAATTTCCCGATCCCGCTTCCCTTTCCCAACCGCAGGGTGTTCATTCGTGGTCACAGGTTATAGACCACAGCGCCCATGAGTGGCAGGATAGGGAATGGAAAGGCAGGCAGCTTTCTGAAATGATCATTTATGAGCTCCACGTGGGCAGCTTTACCAAAACAGGGACTTTTGAAGGCGTTATCGATAAACTCGGCCACCTGGAAGAACTGGGTGTAAACACCATTGAGCTAATGCCCGTGGCCCAGTTTCCCGGGGAGCGCAACTGGGGGTATGATGGCGTGTACCCCTTTGCAGCACAGGATAGCTACGGCGGAGCGGCCGGGCTTAAAAAACTTGTAGATGCCTGCCACGCCCAGGGTATAAGCGTGATCCTCGATGTGGTTTACAACCATCTTGGCCCCGAAGGAAACTACATTTCCCAATACGGCCCTTATTTTACCGATAAATACCATACGCCCTGGGGAAGTGCTTTAAATTTTGACGATGAATATTCAGATCAGGTGAGGCAGCATTTTATTCAGAATGCGCTCATGTGGCTTGAAGGTTTCCATCTTGACGGTCTCCGCCTCGATGCCGTTCACGAGATCATCGACAGGGGCGCAAGGCATTTTCTGAAGGAATTAAGCGAGAAGACCGACGCACTGGAAACAAAGACCGGAAGAAAATATGTGCTCATTGCCGAAAGCGACCTCAATGATACCAAATTAATAAGAGATTATGAGCACGGGGGCTTTGGGCTGGAAGGCCAGTGGGTAGACGATTTTCACCACGCCCTGCACACCATCCTCACCGGGGAAGACGCAGGTTATTATACCGACTACGGAAAAATGGAATTCCTGGCCAAATCTTTTAAACAGGCTTTTATCTACGACGGAATTTATTCGCCCTTTCGCAAGCGCAGCATCGGCAATGCTCCTGCCGGGCTTGAGCCTTCCCATTTTGTGATCTGTATCCAGAACCACGATCAGGTGGGGAACAGGCTGCTGGGCGAACGCTTCGCTGAGCTGCTGAGTTTTGAAAAACAGAAGCTCGCTGCCGCCACCATGCTCAGCGCGCCATTTGTGCCCATGCTTTTTATGGGGGAAGAGTTCGGGGAAAAGAATCGTTTTCAGTATTTTGTGAGCCACGGCGATGCCAGCCTTGTAAAAGCAGTACAGGAGGGCCGAAAAAGGGAATTCGAGTACTTCTTTCACTCTCATTCTGAAGTCGATTTTCCCGATCCGCAGGCCAAAAGCACTTTTGAAAATTCAAAGCTCAACTGGCATTTTAAGAAAGATGATCAGAAAAACAAGCTGTTTAATTTTTATAAGAAACTTATAAAGCTGAAAAAACAAGGGGCTTTCGGGCTTTTTAGCCTCCAAAATGCCACTTTTGAAGCCGATGAGGACAAAAAACTCCTGAAGGTTTCAGCAAAGGATGAAAATTCAGTCTTAACCGGTATTTATAACTTCGGAAGTTCAGAGTATTCAGAAAAAATTTTAGAAAAAATACCCCCCCGGCCCCTCATCTTTTCTGCAGATAAAAAATGGGGTGGAAATAAGGATTCAAACGAACTTTTTGATTCAGGAAATATCATTGTACCTGCAGAAGCGGCAGTGATTTACAGGTCTTAA